From a single Actinomyces viscosus genomic region:
- a CDS encoding ABC transporter ATP-binding protein, whose protein sequence is MGLLDTLETEVPGTTYGEVTLVRRVAREIHEDRRWLLIAGALGLLAGLANAALPFLTTAALDAAVANRGTTRVLVLLAIGALVGSTGWLLGVVSGGLAGAASENLVLQLRRSLLQAFPEKGLAFFQSHATGNLASRVVVDTAQVGGIIRTIVGALSDTTLVISLSVVLFVIDLELGAVTLALGALICAITFMFRKVSRIYARRMAQSTGALAGHVFEITAGAEVIRSFGAETLAEREFDELHSRWYQVTLAVNRLFSGIFPALVALTGCATVAVVAVGGPRVADGSLVLSTWFLFLQCVALFWGPITGLSSVWSSVQSGLASAERVFSVIDEQPQGLLTGTVVPEELKGRIEVDNVSFRYAGAADDQLHNVSLSVETGERIAIVGPTGAGKTTLLKLLLGAFGNYRGDIRFVGIELRNIDPAALRRGIGVVTQEVYLFEGSVADNIAAGLPGATREQVEAVCSRLAGGDWVTLFDEGLDTKLQQNGAQLSAGQRQLIVLARVLLEDPDILVLDEPTSNLDPLTDWSVQQALSDASRGRTCIMVAHRPQTLYWVDRVVVIRNGTVEAQGHVNEVKVRDEDLAGAPLAGPGSSPSEGT, encoded by the coding sequence ATGGGACTTCTAGACACACTCGAGACGGAGGTGCCCGGGACGACATACGGAGAGGTGACCCTCGTTCGCCGCGTGGCGCGTGAGATACACGAGGACCGGAGGTGGCTGCTCATTGCAGGAGCCCTCGGGCTACTGGCTGGCCTGGCGAACGCTGCTCTACCGTTTCTCACCACTGCTGCTCTTGACGCGGCGGTGGCCAACCGCGGCACGACCCGGGTCCTCGTGCTGCTGGCTATCGGTGCGCTCGTGGGGAGCACCGGCTGGTTGCTCGGCGTCGTCAGTGGCGGATTGGCAGGTGCTGCCTCGGAAAATCTGGTACTCCAGTTGCGCCGCTCCCTTCTCCAAGCGTTCCCTGAGAAGGGGCTCGCCTTCTTCCAATCGCACGCAACGGGCAACCTCGCGTCACGCGTAGTGGTAGACACCGCTCAGGTGGGGGGCATAATCCGCACGATAGTGGGAGCTCTCAGTGATACTACGCTAGTTATCAGCCTATCAGTCGTCCTGTTCGTGATCGATTTAGAGCTCGGTGCCGTGACGCTTGCGCTCGGTGCGCTCATCTGCGCGATCACTTTCATGTTCCGCAAGGTAAGCCGTATCTACGCCCGACGTATGGCGCAGTCCACCGGTGCGCTTGCGGGTCACGTCTTCGAGATCACGGCAGGTGCCGAGGTGATCCGGTCGTTCGGTGCAGAAACGTTGGCCGAACGCGAGTTCGACGAACTGCACAGCAGGTGGTACCAGGTGACGCTCGCCGTGAACAGGCTATTTAGTGGGATCTTCCCCGCACTGGTTGCCCTGACCGGTTGTGCCACTGTGGCCGTTGTGGCTGTCGGCGGCCCGAGGGTTGCGGACGGCAGCCTGGTCCTGTCGACATGGTTCCTCTTCCTCCAGTGCGTCGCCCTGTTCTGGGGGCCGATCACCGGCCTATCCTCGGTGTGGAGCTCCGTGCAATCCGGTCTGGCCTCTGCCGAGCGAGTCTTCTCGGTGATCGACGAACAGCCTCAGGGGCTGCTCACTGGCACTGTGGTGCCCGAGGAGTTGAAGGGCCGAATCGAAGTGGACAACGTGTCCTTCCGGTATGCCGGTGCGGCTGACGACCAACTCCACAACGTTTCCCTGTCGGTCGAGACAGGGGAGCGGATCGCTATCGTCGGACCGACGGGTGCTGGCAAGACCACCTTGCTCAAGCTGCTCCTCGGGGCGTTCGGCAACTACCGCGGCGACATCCGGTTCGTGGGGATCGAGCTGCGGAACATCGACCCAGCCGCCTTGCGTCGGGGTATCGGGGTGGTCACTCAGGAGGTCTACCTATTTGAGGGGTCCGTCGCGGACAACATCGCAGCCGGCCTCCCAGGGGCGACTCGGGAGCAGGTGGAAGCGGTCTGTTCCCGGCTAGCTGGCGGCGACTGGGTGACGTTGTTCGATGAGGGGCTCGACACCAAGCTCCAGCAGAATGGTGCGCAGCTGTCGGCCGGGCAACGCCAGCTCATCGTCCTGGCGCGCGTGCTGCTCGAGGACCCGGACATCCTCGTGCTCGACGAACCCACCTCCAACCTCGACCCCTTGACCGATTGGAGCGTGCAACAGGCGCTGAGTGACGCCTCCCGCGGGAGGACCTGCATCATGGTCGCCCACCGGCCCCAGACGTTGTACTGGGTGGACCGCGTGGTCGTTATTCGGAACGGCACTGTCGAGGCACAGGGCCACGTCAACGAGGTCAAGGTCAGGGACGAGGACCTCGCAGGAGCCCCGCTTGCTGGTCCCGGTAGTTCGCCGTCGGAAGGCACGTGA
- a CDS encoding class I adenylate-forming enzyme family protein, with the protein MPASGDRDAVVDLIAVLAVGGCAVPVDPQSSAEDQAELATRLGLSSGHDMPDLTSTALVLSSSGSNGRPKLVRHSLDSTLVGVAVYRQRFGITPDDVVLLAVPWCHSFGLIAGLLTAVSSGARVVVLPRITPPAVHEAVARENATVLLCTPLLVDLLVRTASAASYRGLRVAISSGSPLSASRRDAFESRFGCRVVQAYGSTETGVLAIEGDLPCSGHLGPLVDGVEARCEADGTLMVRTPGLFQGYVGAPACDRRGYYDTGDIAVCEPDGCITLQARKRTFINVGGKKVNPSRVADILTAHPAVVQARVFGMDAGEEQVVGAEVAAEGVTVAELLTHCRERLLSYEVPCTVRITRSLPTGGLDKVRADA; encoded by the coding sequence GTGCCTGCCTCGGGAGACCGAGATGCCGTCGTCGACCTGATCGCTGTCCTCGCGGTCGGTGGATGTGCTGTGCCCGTCGACCCACAGTCATCGGCTGAGGACCAGGCCGAGCTCGCTACCCGGCTCGGTTTGTCAAGCGGCCATGATATGCCTGACCTCACTAGTACGGCGCTTGTGCTGTCCAGCTCCGGATCGAACGGTCGGCCCAAACTCGTGCGGCACAGCCTCGACTCGACGCTCGTCGGAGTGGCGGTCTACCGGCAGCGTTTCGGCATCACACCGGACGACGTGGTGTTGCTCGCCGTACCATGGTGTCACTCGTTCGGTCTCATCGCCGGCCTACTCACGGCGGTGTCGTCAGGGGCACGTGTGGTCGTCCTTCCCCGGATCACTCCGCCAGCGGTCCATGAGGCGGTGGCGCGTGAAAACGCGACCGTTCTGCTGTGCACGCCCCTGCTCGTGGACCTGCTGGTGCGCACGGCATCAGCTGCGTCATACCGTGGCCTACGCGTCGCGATCAGTTCTGGTTCCCCCCTGTCTGCCAGCCGTCGTGACGCGTTCGAGAGCCGGTTCGGGTGCAGGGTCGTCCAGGCTTACGGGTCGACGGAGACAGGCGTGCTTGCGATCGAAGGCGATCTCCCATGCTCGGGTCACTTGGGTCCGCTGGTGGACGGGGTCGAAGCACGTTGTGAGGCTGACGGTACCTTGATGGTAAGGACGCCGGGGCTCTTCCAGGGCTACGTGGGTGCGCCAGCGTGCGATCGGAGGGGGTACTACGACACAGGTGACATTGCGGTCTGCGAGCCCGACGGCTGCATCACACTGCAGGCTCGGAAAAGGACGTTCATCAACGTCGGAGGTAAGAAGGTCAACCCGTCCCGGGTCGCCGACATCCTCACTGCTCACCCAGCGGTCGTGCAGGCGCGGGTGTTTGGGATGGACGCTGGCGAGGAGCAAGTTGTGGGCGCCGAGGTGGCTGCCGAGGGAGTCACCGTTGCTGAGCTGTTGACCCATTGCCGGGAAAGGCTTCTTTCGTACGAGGTTCCTTGTACTGTGCGGATCACGCGGTCCCTACCGACCGGTGGTCTAGATAAGGTGAGGGCAGACGCGTGA
- a CDS encoding DegT/DnrJ/EryC1/StrS family aminotransferase, producing the protein MTVHDGRTTGIDLYGPTVGDMEAEAAAQVIRSGRLSQGTQVAEVEATVAELMGAQVVAVSSGSAALDVVIHMLDMQPGDEVIMPSLTFAAGAASVLRRRGVPRFVDVVSPEHPVLSYDAVSAALTERTRAVVTMHYGGYPAIGQALVETCRSAGVPLIEDSAHAFATPNKLGVLGAIGDLGILSTFATKNVTSAEGGFVVARNPEHFERAHRLRNHGYAPGRGARNWGENDGGDSQELRLWADARGVRMRYDIMEAGFNYRMSDVHAAVLAGQLRRREADQHRRERVVLRYRKNLASTEQVVPICRDVPVESSGLHLMVAICSSSELRDNVTAALDEAGIGWALHYPPTHLLSAFEHLAPVDSLPQTMAVARRAVSLPLHSTLTEAHVDRVCEVVLSAVEDHA; encoded by the coding sequence ATGACGGTACATGATGGAAGAACGACGGGTATCGACCTCTACGGTCCCACAGTGGGCGACATGGAGGCAGAGGCGGCTGCCCAGGTGATCCGCTCGGGACGACTGTCCCAGGGTACTCAGGTGGCTGAGGTCGAAGCCACAGTGGCCGAGCTAATGGGAGCTCAGGTCGTCGCGGTCAGCAGCGGATCGGCCGCGCTAGACGTCGTGATACACATGCTGGACATGCAACCCGGAGACGAGGTCATCATGCCGTCGTTGACGTTCGCGGCTGGCGCGGCGTCTGTGCTGCGGCGACGTGGTGTTCCGCGCTTTGTCGACGTGGTGTCGCCGGAGCACCCGGTGCTGTCGTATGACGCAGTGAGCGCCGCGCTCACCGAGCGTACCCGTGCCGTGGTCACCATGCACTACGGCGGATACCCGGCGATTGGCCAGGCGCTAGTCGAGACGTGCCGGTCCGCCGGTGTACCTCTGATCGAGGACTCTGCTCACGCCTTTGCTACCCCTAATAAGCTGGGTGTGCTCGGGGCGATTGGGGACCTGGGCATCCTCAGCACGTTCGCTACCAAGAACGTGACAAGCGCTGAAGGGGGTTTCGTCGTGGCCCGGAACCCTGAGCACTTCGAGCGCGCTCATCGCCTCCGCAACCACGGTTACGCCCCCGGACGGGGGGCCAGGAACTGGGGAGAAAACGACGGTGGGGATTCCCAAGAGCTACGCCTTTGGGCAGATGCTAGAGGGGTGCGCATGCGGTACGACATCATGGAGGCTGGTTTCAACTACCGTATGTCGGACGTGCACGCGGCCGTCCTGGCCGGGCAGCTGCGGCGGCGCGAGGCGGACCAGCACCGTCGGGAGCGCGTCGTCCTGCGCTATCGTAAGAACCTCGCCAGTACCGAGCAGGTGGTGCCCATATGCCGCGATGTCCCTGTGGAAAGCTCTGGCTTGCACCTCATGGTGGCGATCTGTTCCTCGAGCGAGCTGCGAGACAATGTCACTGCTGCGCTGGACGAGGCTGGGATCGGGTGGGCGTTGCACTACCCACCGACCCACCTGCTCTCAGCATTCGAGCATCTTGCACCGGTTGACTCCTTGCCGCAGACAATGGCGGTTGCCCGGCGCGCGGTGTCCCTGCCGCTGCACTCCACTCTGACCGAGGCTCATGTCGACCGAGTCTGCGAGGTCGTGCTATCGGCGGTGGAGGATCACGCCTGA